From a single Pseudomonas triticicola genomic region:
- a CDS encoding NAD(P)-dependent oxidoreductase, with product MKNAETPVVKVVLYGAMASLGGALMAELLRRQHEVIAILDDLTALAPRPGLRTKTGDLFDAERVNQSVAGSSAVICLLDAPGLPFSSDHVERSVTLGPVEQVLAVDALVEGLQLASVPRLFLVCNFGVLDEPDNDERLQRHAAEEILEAVQSSSLRWTLVNAPHGVAGLTIEHFSQVGGNLEPGLAEPLERLNRVAVGIADELRLNLHVGQHVNFVAASDS from the coding sequence ATGAAAAATGCCGAGACCCCAGTGGTCAAAGTGGTGCTTTATGGTGCCATGGCCAGCCTGGGCGGTGCATTGATGGCTGAATTGCTGCGTCGCCAACATGAAGTCATCGCCATTCTCGACGATCTCACCGCACTCGCGCCGCGTCCGGGGTTGCGCACCAAGACCGGCGATCTGTTCGATGCCGAGCGGGTCAATCAGAGCGTCGCCGGCAGTTCAGCGGTGATCTGCCTGCTGGACGCTCCGGGGTTGCCGTTCAGCAGCGACCACGTTGAGCGCTCGGTGACGCTGGGGCCGGTGGAACAAGTGCTGGCAGTCGACGCGCTGGTCGAAGGTTTGCAACTGGCCAGCGTGCCGCGCCTGTTTCTGGTCTGCAACTTCGGTGTGCTCGACGAGCCTGACAATGACGAGCGTCTGCAACGTCACGCTGCCGAAGAAATCCTCGAGGCGGTACAAAGCAGCTCACTGCGCTGGACCTTGGTCAATGCGCCGCATGGCGTGGCCGGGTTGACCATCGAGCACTTCAGTCAGGTCGGCGGCAATCTCGAACCGGGACTGGCCGAACCGCTGGAGCGATTGAACCGCGTGGCGGTGGGCATCGCCGATGAGCTGCGGTTGAATCTGCATGTGGGGCAGCATGTGAATTTTGTGGCGGCTTCTGATTCGTAA
- a CDS encoding choline sulfate utilization transcriptional regulator: MYDALGDLSLDLLRAFEAAARHRSFTAAAVELGTTQPAISQQMKRLEEQLGTRLFDRIYRGIELTEVGALLFEQVTLGLQNIDAGLSAISTQQQHEVLQVATDFAFAAYWLMPRLHRFHEANPHIDVSLVTSERNHNMLRTDIDVAILFGDGRFKQGESHWLFSEEVFPVCSPLLLKERSLPLPAQALLEFPLLHLRGENSSNWFDWSGLFRQLGLTTPPAPGQLRFDNYTLLIQAAIGGQGVAIGWRHLVDNLLVQGLLCRPLAQTTLSRLGYYVVLPQRKRRGALIQEFVDWLMAEQASSAESLNGLALPSIAV, from the coding sequence ATGTATGACGCCCTCGGTGACCTCTCCCTCGATCTGCTGCGCGCTTTTGAAGCGGCGGCCCGCCATCGCAGTTTTACCGCTGCTGCGGTGGAGCTTGGCACCACGCAGCCGGCGATCAGCCAGCAAATGAAACGTCTGGAAGAGCAGCTCGGTACGCGGCTGTTCGATCGGATTTACCGGGGTATCGAGTTGACAGAGGTTGGCGCCCTGCTGTTCGAGCAAGTTACCCTCGGTTTGCAGAATATCGACGCAGGATTGAGCGCAATCAGCACTCAGCAGCAACATGAAGTGCTGCAAGTGGCCACGGATTTCGCTTTCGCCGCTTATTGGCTGATGCCGCGCCTGCATCGCTTCCATGAGGCCAATCCGCATATCGATGTCAGCCTGGTCACCAGCGAGCGCAACCACAACATGCTGCGCACCGACATCGACGTGGCGATCCTGTTTGGCGATGGTCGATTCAAGCAGGGCGAGAGCCACTGGCTGTTCAGCGAAGAGGTGTTCCCAGTGTGCAGTCCGCTGCTGCTCAAGGAGCGTTCATTGCCGTTGCCCGCGCAGGCACTGCTGGAATTTCCGCTGTTGCATCTGCGTGGGGAAAACAGCAGCAACTGGTTCGACTGGAGTGGCTTGTTTCGTCAGTTGGGCCTGACTACACCGCCAGCGCCGGGGCAATTGCGCTTTGATAATTACACCTTGCTGATTCAAGCGGCGATTGGCGGACAAGGCGTGGCGATCGGATGGCGGCACCTTGTGGATAACTTGCTGGTGCAGGGTTTGCTGTGCCGGCCGCTGGCGCAAACCACGCTGTCGCGGCTGGGGTATTACGTGGTGTTGCCGCAGCGCAAACGTCGGGGTGCGTTGATTCAGGAATTTGTTGATTGGTTAATGGCGGAACAGGCGAGCAGTGCCGAATCGCTTAACGGTCTGGCCCTGCCCTCGATTGCGGTGTGA
- the betC gene encoding choline-sulfatase, whose protein sequence is MKRKNILFIMADQMAAPMLPFYGPSPIKLPNLSLLAAQGVVFDAAYCNSPLCAPSRFTLVSGQLPSKIGAYDNAADFPADIPTYAHYLRRLGYRTALSGKMHFCGPDQLHGYEERLTSDIYPADYGWAVNWDEPDVRPSWYHNMSSVLQAGPCVRTNQLDFDEEVVFKAQQYLFDHIREDGDQPFCLTVSMTHPHDPYTIPKAFWDLYDDADIPMPTALNQDELDPHSQRLLKVYDLWDKPLPVDKIRDARRAYFGACSYIDANVGKLLQTLEETGLIDNTVIVFSGDHGDMLGEKGLWYKMHWFEMAARVPLLISAPGQFEAGRVSAAVSTADLLPTFVDLAGGTLEPGLPLDGRSLLPHLQGQGGHDEVFGEYMAEGTVSPLMMIRRGAYKFIYSESDPCLLFDVDNDPREEEELSQSPQHRQLFDDFLAEARAKWDIPAIHRDVLASQRRRRFVADALTIGKLKSWDHQPLVDASQQYMRNHIDLDDLERKARYPQPCQNQ, encoded by the coding sequence ATGAAGCGCAAGAACATTCTTTTCATCATGGCCGATCAAATGGCCGCGCCAATGTTGCCGTTCTACGGCCCATCGCCGATCAAACTGCCGAATCTGTCCCTCCTCGCCGCCCAGGGCGTGGTGTTCGATGCTGCTTACTGCAACAGCCCGCTGTGCGCGCCGTCGCGCTTCACCCTGGTCAGTGGCCAGTTGCCGAGCAAGATCGGCGCCTACGACAACGCCGCTGATTTCCCCGCCGACATTCCGACTTACGCGCATTACCTACGGCGTCTCGGCTACCGCACCGCGCTGTCGGGCAAGATGCATTTCTGCGGGCCGGACCAGTTGCACGGTTATGAAGAACGCCTGACCAGCGACATCTACCCGGCCGATTACGGTTGGGCGGTGAACTGGGACGAGCCGGACGTACGGCCGAGCTGGTATCACAATATGTCTTCGGTGCTGCAAGCCGGGCCGTGCGTACGCACCAATCAGCTGGATTTCGACGAAGAGGTGGTGTTCAAGGCGCAGCAATATCTGTTCGATCACATCCGCGAGGACGGCGACCAGCCATTCTGCCTGACTGTGTCGATGACCCACCCGCACGATCCGTACACGATTCCCAAGGCTTTCTGGGATCTGTATGACGATGCTGATATTCCCATGCCTACAGCCTTGAACCAGGACGAACTCGATCCGCACTCGCAACGTCTGCTCAAGGTTTACGACCTGTGGGACAAGCCGCTGCCTGTGGATAAAATCCGCGATGCCCGTCGCGCCTATTTCGGCGCTTGCAGCTATATCGACGCCAATGTCGGCAAACTGCTGCAAACCCTTGAAGAAACCGGGCTGATCGACAACACCGTCATCGTCTTCTCCGGTGACCATGGCGACATGCTCGGCGAGAAGGGCCTCTGGTACAAAATGCACTGGTTCGAGATGGCCGCGCGAGTGCCGCTGCTGATCAGCGCACCGGGACAATTCGAGGCGGGCCGGGTCAGCGCCGCAGTTTCCACCGCAGACTTGCTGCCGACGTTCGTGGATCTGGCCGGTGGCACGCTTGAGCCGGGCTTGCCACTGGACGGCCGTTCCTTGCTGCCGCACCTGCAAGGGCAGGGCGGGCATGACGAGGTGTTCGGCGAATACATGGCCGAAGGCACTGTCAGCCCGCTGATGATGATTCGCCGCGGCGCCTACAAATTTATCTACAGCGAAAGCGACCCGTGCCTACTCTTCGATGTGGATAACGATCCGCGCGAAGAAGAGGAACTGAGCCAATCGCCGCAACATCGTCAGCTGTTCGACGATTTTCTCGCTGAAGCGCGGGCCAAGTGGGACATTCCGGCGATCCACCGGGACGTACTGGCCAGCCAGCGCCGACGCCGTTTCGTCGCCGATGCGTTAACCATCGGCAAGCTGAAGAGCTGGGACCACCAGCCGCTGGTCGATGCCAGTCAGCAGTACATGCGCAACCACATCGACCTTGATGATCTGGAGCGCAAGGCCCGTTATCCACAACCCTGCCAAAACCAATAA
- the choX gene encoding choline ABC transporter substrate-binding protein produces the protein MRKLSTAVTVGLIALSSTSAFAEQSCETVKMADPGWSDIAATNAITGFLLDGMGYKAKVDTLAVPITFGGLKDGQVDVFLGNWMPAQQGFYDKFVATGDVTQLAKNLEGTEFTLAVPDYVWEAGVHDFADLNKFADKFDKKIYGIGSGAPANISLQEIIKKNDFNMGQWKLIESSEQAMLAEVSRAVKKQKFVTFLGWTPHPMNVQLKMRYLKGGEKYFGDTGNVFTLTRKGYAEACPNVGKLLTNLAFTQDMENSIMAEVVNKKISNAEAAKAWIKANPAVLDKWLDGVKTVDGKDALVAVKAKL, from the coding sequence ATGCGCAAGTTATCCACAGCTGTCACCGTTGGCCTGATCGCATTGAGCAGCACCTCGGCCTTCGCCGAGCAAAGTTGCGAAACCGTGAAGATGGCCGATCCGGGCTGGAGCGACATCGCCGCAACCAATGCCATCACCGGATTTCTGCTGGACGGCATGGGCTACAAGGCCAAGGTCGACACCCTCGCGGTGCCGATCACCTTCGGCGGCTTGAAGGATGGCCAGGTGGACGTGTTCCTCGGCAACTGGATGCCGGCGCAGCAGGGCTTCTATGACAAGTTCGTCGCCACCGGTGATGTGACGCAATTGGCCAAAAACCTCGAAGGCACCGAATTCACCCTCGCCGTCCCCGACTATGTCTGGGAGGCGGGTGTGCATGATTTTGCCGACCTGAACAAATTCGCCGACAAGTTCGACAAGAAGATCTACGGCATCGGATCAGGCGCGCCAGCGAACATTTCGTTGCAGGAGATCATCAAGAAGAATGACTTCAACATGGGCCAGTGGAAGCTGATCGAGTCCAGCGAACAGGCGATGCTCGCCGAAGTGTCGCGGGCGGTGAAGAAACAGAAATTCGTCACCTTCCTCGGCTGGACGCCACACCCGATGAACGTGCAGCTGAAAATGCGCTATCTGAAGGGCGGCGAAAAATACTTCGGCGACACTGGCAACGTCTTCACCCTGACCCGTAAGGGCTACGCCGAGGCCTGCCCGAATGTAGGCAAGTTGCTGACCAATCTTGCGTTTACCCAGGACATGGAGAACAGCATCATGGCCGAGGTGGTGAACAAGAAGATCAGCAATGCCGAAGCGGCGAAGGCGTGGATCAAGGCGAATCCGGCGGTGCTGGACAAGTGGCTGGATGGGGTGAAGACCGTGGATGGCAAGGATGCGTTGGTGGCGGTGAAAGCCAAACTTTGA